Below is a genomic region from Eupeodes corollae chromosome 1, idEupCoro1.1, whole genome shotgun sequence.
CTCTCACGCAGGTAGATAGGTTTTGGTGGTTGCGTAACACTAAAGCCCAAATGATGCAAGCAGAGTTGTTGTTTGCTTGAAATTCGGAAGTCTCCAATTGATTTGAGAACAAAGTTCTTATCGTATGGAGAGTTGAATTTGAGCATGATCGCAGTGTTGGCCGAGTTCGGATAGTTCGGTAGATGTTGCGTAAAACGGGAGGTGATATGTTAATGGTTTGGCATAATTGAttgaacaagtttttttttaattttttttgttgcttttcttGGTACAAGTCGCCATAGTTaatttcgtagtttttcatcttcttcttgCACGGCCCATCTCATTAGATTTCCTTGATGCCAGTGATATTTTCTTTATAGCAGTCCTCCGCGAATTTTTCAATGTTCATCTTTTtacgtgggttgtcaacagtaaatccatccGGGGCTTGTTCCGCAACTAGTTTTTCTTTACGAGGTCAGGAAGTCAACTTGACGCACGCCCTTCAACCTAAAGGAACAGGTTCTTGATTTAAACTAACATTTTTCGATCTTCAAATAGTCCAGTAATATCCAACGTTATCCTTTTTGTCTTGTGTTCTCAAATAAGGTCATCCTctctttaaagaaaaagtgaCGGAAATGGGCCATGTTTCTtcctttatttctttatatacttatatgctgttgttgttttagcTATCGATGTTTACTAACCttcctttttatattattttcgttGCAGCTATGGATTTCGAGAGCCTTACCAATCAAAAGGAGCCGCACGCTCGTACAATCATTCATTTTGATATGGATTGTTTCTACGCACAAGTCGAGGAGCTTCGTGATGTATCGCTACGAACTAAACCATTaggaatacaacaaaaacaaattgtagtTACTTGTAACTACGTAGCTCGACAGTATGGTGTGACGAAATTAATGCTTATATCTGAAGCAAAAAAACTCTGTCCCAACATTGTATTGGTCAATGGTGAAGATCTAACAAATTACAggcaaatgtcaaacaaaatctTCGAAATTGTCCACAAGTACACGCCTTTGGTTGAAAAAATGGGATTTGACGAAGACTTTGCCGATGTGACTGATTTAGTTGCCAGTCGATGGAAAGCTGATGTCAGTGTGGAAATCGAAGGTTACGTCCATCCGCTAGATTATGAACTTACAGAAAATTGTGATTGTGGCTGTGACAAGCGACTAGCTATTGGTTCACAAATTGCCAAAGAAATACGTCAAGAATTATTTGTCACGCTTGGCATTACGTGTTGTGCTGGCATTTCTTATAATAAACTTTTGGCGAAGCTTGTTGGAAGCACAAACAAACCCAACAAGCAGACTGTTTTAATTTCCAACTATGCGGAAGAGTTTATGCGTGAAATAAATAATCTGCACGCGATAACGGGAATCGGTCAGAAGACCGAAGCATTATTGCTGGAAAGCGGGATTGGGAATGTTAATGAACTGCAAAACTGCGATATAGATATGCTTAAAAAGAAGCTGGGCTTCGAAACGGCCACCAGACTGAAAGCGCTCTCATTTGGACGAGATACGGCTCCTGTGCGTCCAACTGGCAAGCCAAAAACTATTGGACTAGAGGACGCTTGCCGACCTATTTCCGTGAAGAAAGATGTGGAAGAAAAATTTCGCATGTTACTCATGCGACTTATTGAGCAGGTATCCGATGATGGTCGCATCCCGATTgcaataaaagttgttttacgAAAATTTGATTCGGCCAAAAAAACAAGTCATCGAGAAACAAAGCAAGCAAATATTCTGCCCtcattattcaaatcaaatcccAATGGTCAAATCACACTGGCTGAAGGTGCCCtctcaaaacttttaaagataATCATGCGATTGTTCGAAAGAGTTGTTGACTTAGAAAAACCCTTTAACATCACTCTAATTGGATTGGCTTTTTCGAAGTTTCAACAGAGAAAAATTGGATCATCGTCAATTgctaattatttaataaagaaaacagaCTTAGAAGTTCAATCGGTTACCTCTATAACTAGCGATGAAGCTTTTCTGTCGTCCCCTCAAACATTCCGTCCCAGTGACCAGTTTTATAGGCGCCGTACAACTGCATCACCGATTCCAATGAATGTTGATTTGGAAGCACCATCCTCCGACATATCAGACTTTTCCGAAAATGAAGTTGAGCCATCACCGAAGAAAAGTCGCTTCAGTCTACTGATTGCCAAACGGAGATGTCTTTCCGGCAATGACGCCAATGACATTGCATCACCAAGTAAGCTGCGTGTATCCGATCTTCGACTGAATTCCCGTGATAGTGAAAAGGATATTTCAATGAGCCCCATTTCATCGCCATCGACTTCCTTTCAAATACCCACAGCTAAAAGTTCATCTCCACAATTTATAAACTCTTCACAAACTTCATTGATTAATGGCTGTGACGAAAGTCGTGACACTGGCGATATGGTCTGCGATCCAATCGCTTCTAAATCAGAACAACCAAACACATCGACAtcgcaacaacaacaagaatcaTCACACGCAGAGGCCTCATCGAATGACTCCTCAGCCGCCTCAAAAACAACTATTACTGGAAACTTGTCGAACATTCCATGTCCGACAGGTGTCGACCAAAGTGTATTCAATGAGCTGCCGCTTGACGTACAAAAAGAGCTCATAAGTTCGTGGAGAAGTTCAATGGCAACAAAAGCTAACAATTTGAATACAAGTACGGCTGCTACAAGTAATTTAAGTAATACCACAATGGCTGGAGgccaaaaaaacaccctctatAGGTATTTCCTAAGGAACAAATAATGAAtgacaaaactttaatttaataaagctTAAAGCTTAAAGTGTAAATTATTTCGAAAATGAATTACAAGCGTataagaaaatctatttttttattttgttacaaataaaatagagttaaaaagtttttttgtaccaataaaaatagttaacaattttctacatttatatttgtttatttgttgctGTTTGATATTTTGCATCAAGCTTATTTCGTAAAAATAATATGTGCCGAACAACAAACTCCATAAGAAATACTAGTTTCCTAGCGCATTTATTGTCAAGGAATAGCTCAGTTGGACAACTCAAAAGGTCAAAATAGAGTAACacattttggaaattaaatcgACAACTTTCAGAAAGGGCGCCATAACGAACATGAGTCTTAACCAAACTGCCAAACCGTTTCCTTTACTCAAAGTCAATCAGATTTATCTAATGCATATCTACACTATACTCCGCTCAGGTACTTAAGTACTTCATAGAcatctgtatttttgttttgttcgttcGGTGatggtttagaaaaaaattaattttaaaagttaaaataacgacaaatataaaattattaagtcATCACTTCCAGAACTTGCAAAACAAACCATGCGTCGCTTTCGCGTCGTACCTGCAGCAGTATACCGAAACTAGTCAATTAGTGTACATTTTGAGAATTagtcaatatttaatttattttcatttccgaAGAAGAAATGAGGACTCTTGCGGTCGATCCACGACCAACTGCAGCTGTTGCACTAAACGCCTGATTGAAATCATCTTTATTGTGAGGATTTGTAAAAACACCTGCTAAGCCACTGCAATTcctatttttttccaaaacaattgttagataTTGATGATTGCAAAGTTGCAGCTGACATCTTGACGAGATGTCGATGACCTCAACACATGCGTCGGTGCCTTTATCACTGGACGGTTGTTTTCCTTTAAGTCAGTCAAAATGAcgttgtttattaaaaaaacggaTGGCGCAATAGTCTgttgagaattagggcctagtgacttacaactttcaataaTTCCCGTACTTTGTCAGGGATGCAGAGGACCTACAATTTCAGACCGAATTATTCGTCAAAGCACTTTCCATGTCAAGGAGGATTAGCCAATTCcttgcaaaaggcagtacccatgaaaaaaaaactttagttaacACAATCAGGTATTGAACCCAAACCCTTGAGCATGGcagtccttttttaaaattaatttttattaattcattcttaaagctagacaaaaattcataaaacgagcctaaagtagtattcacatgagcgcaaCCAACGTACGacgaatgaattaaaaaatgtgagtttatatacgtttgaagacatatttccccAAAAATTCTTAACCAAACGATAGCGatatagtttctttttaatttatgatgcatactttaaattttcattgtcatatattaataaaattaagaaaacaaatttattcgtcgcgaaaaaaattgtagttaatacgaactgtcaaactttcaaatcatttttgttcgtaaaatattcgaggtgacaaatatgagtatttttgatttataaaaaaacattaattggatttattcaagtctctaacgttatTGCTTCGTCAGATATTGTAAgtcaactaaaattttaaccaacattttaaaattgctatggtaagaagACCACCCACTCATTTTTTTAGAGCCCTTTTcgcattttttttgcttcattaactgtataaaaaaatgtatttgaagtcgatatttgtacttgttctttagctatggacgactaaaaaacttcgcgaacgtactgacgtatacacgcacgcacagacatctttctaagaaCCTTTCATTTCGACTCTGAAGACCTTGAAACCTcaagaaatgttaatatttttaaatcggacttcctatgaaaaaaaaacttttaattggatttttcttaa
It encodes:
- the LOC129939213 gene encoding DNA polymerase iota, with product MDFESLTNQKEPHARTIIHFDMDCFYAQVEELRDVSLRTKPLGIQQKQIVVTCNYVARQYGVTKLMLISEAKKLCPNIVLVNGEDLTNYRQMSNKIFEIVHKYTPLVEKMGFDEDFADVTDLVASRWKADVSVEIEGYVHPLDYELTENCDCGCDKRLAIGSQIAKEIRQELFVTLGITCCAGISYNKLLAKLVGSTNKPNKQTVLISNYAEEFMREINNLHAITGIGQKTEALLLESGIGNVNELQNCDIDMLKKKLGFETATRLKALSFGRDTAPVRPTGKPKTIGLEDACRPISVKKDVEEKFRMLLMRLIEQVSDDGRIPIAIKVVLRKFDSAKKTSHRETKQANILPSLFKSNPNGQITLAEGALSKLLKIIMRLFERVVDLEKPFNITLIGLAFSKFQQRKIGSSSIANYLIKKTDLEVQSVTSITSDEAFLSSPQTFRPSDQFYRRRTTASPIPMNVDLEAPSSDISDFSENEVEPSPKKSRFSLLIAKRRCLSGNDANDIASPSKLRVSDLRLNSRDSEKDISMSPISSPSTSFQIPTAKSSSPQFINSSQTSLINGCDESRDTGDMVCDPIASKSEQPNTSTSQQQQESSHAEASSNDSSAASKTTITGNLSNIPCPTGVDQSVFNELPLDVQKELISSWRSSMATKANNLNTSTAATSNLSNTTMAGGQKNTLYRYFLRNK